In Streptomyces alboniger, the following are encoded in one genomic region:
- a CDS encoding DUF6919 domain-containing protein yields MALEAARPRHRSAWIRRRPGAAAAGAHSAYSTGVHGPDRETGPLAPVLCEANRGGFLAEGSRPPDELAVCEGGLWHQRAFVSGSQAAALAAMLNERVHRAGLISGVYRPAGRPVRDGREVRDRCAGSVVWIRTFVAVCAIGLPFPCARA; encoded by the coding sequence ATGGCGCTGGAGGCGGCGCGCCCGCGTCACAGGTCTGCGTGGATCAGGAGACGACCTGGAGCAGCAGCCGCTGGCGCACACAGTGCGTATTCCACAGGGGTACATGGCCCCGACCGGGAGACCGGCCCGCTCGCGCCAGTGCTGTGCGAGGCGAATCGCGGCGGGTTCCTCGCCGAGGGCAGCCGGCCGCCTGACGAACTCGCAGTATGCGAAGGGGGGTTGTGGCATCAGCGTGCCTTCGTATCCGGTTCGCAGGCCGCTGCCCTTGCCGCCATGCTGAACGAGAGGGTGCATCGGGCCGGGCTCATCAGCGGTGTCTATCGGCCCGCCGGTCGGCCGGTGCGGGATGGGCGAGAGGTGCGTGACCGGTGTGCGGGAAGTGTCGTATGGATACGAACATTTGTCGCCGTCTGCGCCATCGGTCTTCCTTTCCCCTGTGCGCGTGCATAA
- a CDS encoding DUF2975 domain-containing protein, whose translation MAKVRNPLEPMSTAVRAVVTLVAVLLGAGLLGLLFSDGVQVLGIGDTSVCAEDSTMSVGVGEGPDWGVEPAPGATVDLDAHPNYCTTAPSTAQSLLNTATKLVPFVFSTGALLLVLQLIRSAEREGLYTVRTAERLRKLGWWLLAGSTLAAIAGSTAKTGLIASLSRDSEVSALSGLLSWDIPYMAIFTGLGVLSFARVMRVGITMREDLEGTV comes from the coding sequence ATGGCTAAGGTGCGCAATCCGCTGGAACCGATGTCCACGGCCGTCAGGGCCGTCGTGACACTGGTCGCGGTCCTGCTGGGAGCCGGGCTGCTCGGCCTGCTGTTCTCCGACGGAGTGCAGGTCCTCGGCATCGGCGACACGTCGGTTTGTGCCGAGGATTCGACCATGTCGGTCGGCGTCGGCGAGGGGCCGGACTGGGGAGTCGAACCCGCGCCGGGGGCCACGGTCGACCTGGACGCTCATCCGAACTACTGCACCACGGCCCCCAGTACAGCCCAGAGCCTGCTCAACACGGCCACGAAGCTTGTTCCCTTCGTCTTCAGCACCGGAGCGCTCCTGCTCGTCCTCCAGCTGATCCGAAGCGCCGAGCGTGAGGGGCTCTACACCGTGCGGACCGCAGAGCGGCTGCGCAAGCTGGGCTGGTGGCTGCTGGCCGGCAGTACGCTCGCCGCGATCGCCGGCTCCACCGCCAAGACGGGACTCATCGCTTCCCTGAGCCGCGACAGCGAGGTCAGTGCCCTCTCGGGACTGTTGTCGTGGGACATTCCCTACATGGCTATCTTCACCGGTCTTGGCGTCCTGTCCTTCGCCCGGGTCATGCGTGTCGGCATCACCATGCGCGAAGACCTCGAGGGAACCGTCTGA
- a CDS encoding helix-turn-helix domain-containing protein — protein sequence MPEEKQEHSIEVHLDRLLQERGMTLAELAERVGVTHVNLSILKNGRARAMRFSTLTRLCEVLECQPGDLLSHRPR from the coding sequence ATGCCCGAGGAGAAGCAGGAACACTCGATCGAGGTCCACCTAGACCGGCTGCTCCAGGAGCGCGGGATGACCTTGGCGGAACTCGCCGAACGGGTCGGCGTCACCCACGTCAACCTGTCGATCCTCAAGAACGGCCGGGCCAGGGCCATGCGGTTCAGCACCCTGACCCGCTTGTGCGAGGTACTGGAGTGCCAGCCGGGTGACCTTCTCAGCCACCGCCCGCGCTGA
- a CDS encoding class I SAM-dependent methyltransferase has product MTIAECRVCGNRTLLQVLDLGEQALTGVFPRSRTQVVPTAPLDLVKCSPDGCGLVQLRHTADLSLMYGDQYGYRSGIRPFMINHLRGKVDELTKLVDIGPEDLVLDIGSNDGTLLSAYPADGRTLVGVDPTGEKWREFYPEHIHLIPNFFSREVFAAHYGSRRAKVITSIAMFYDLPDPLRFMEDVKATLADDGVWMLEMSYLPAMLEATAYDVICHEHLEYYALSQIEWMAERVGLDVVRAEITEVYGGSLCVTLGRQGSGHRRDEAALNRLRAREAGLRLDTMAPFESFGERVREHREHLRDFLDTSRKDGKLTLGYGASTKGNVILQYCGITEDSLPCIGEVSQEKAGRFTPGTHIPIVSEKEALAQRPDQLLVLPWVYRDGFIEREGEFRSRGGKLVFPLPAPLSIV; this is encoded by the coding sequence ATGACCATCGCGGAGTGCCGTGTGTGCGGCAATCGGACACTGCTTCAGGTGCTGGATCTGGGAGAACAGGCACTGACCGGCGTATTCCCTCGCAGCCGCACGCAAGTCGTGCCGACCGCCCCACTCGACCTGGTCAAGTGCTCGCCGGACGGATGCGGTCTCGTCCAGCTCCGGCACACCGCCGACCTCAGCCTGATGTACGGCGATCAATACGGTTACCGCTCGGGTATCCGCCCCTTCATGATCAACCATCTTCGCGGCAAGGTGGACGAGCTCACCAAGCTGGTCGACATCGGACCCGAGGACCTGGTCCTGGACATCGGAAGCAACGACGGGACCTTGCTGTCCGCTTACCCGGCGGACGGCCGGACTCTCGTCGGAGTGGATCCGACGGGCGAGAAATGGCGAGAGTTCTATCCCGAACACATCCACCTGATCCCCAACTTCTTCTCCCGTGAGGTCTTCGCCGCTCACTACGGCTCCCGCCGGGCCAAGGTCATCACCTCGATCGCAATGTTCTACGACCTGCCCGACCCGCTCCGGTTCATGGAGGACGTAAAGGCGACCCTCGCTGACGACGGTGTGTGGATGCTGGAGATGAGCTATCTTCCGGCGATGCTCGAGGCGACCGCCTATGACGTGATATGCCACGAGCACCTGGAGTACTACGCACTCAGCCAGATCGAGTGGATGGCCGAGCGCGTCGGCCTCGACGTCGTGAGAGCGGAGATCACCGAGGTGTACGGCGGCAGCCTCTGCGTCACCCTCGGCAGACAGGGCTCGGGGCACCGGCGTGACGAGGCGGCGCTGAACCGCTTGCGTGCCCGGGAGGCCGGGCTGCGGCTCGACACCATGGCGCCCTTCGAGTCGTTCGGCGAGCGTGTGCGCGAACACCGCGAACACCTGCGTGACTTCCTCGACACCTCGCGCAAGGACGGCAAGCTGACCCTGGGCTACGGCGCGTCCACCAAGGGAAACGTGATTCTCCAGTACTGCGGCATCACCGAGGACAGCCTGCCGTGCATCGGAGAGGTCAGCCAGGAGAAGGCCGGCCGGTTCACCCCGGGCACCCACATCCCCATCGTCTCCGAGAAGGAGGCTCTCGCACAACGCCCTGACCAGCTGCTGGTGCTCCCATGGGTCTACAGGGACGGATTCATCGAGCGGGAAGGCGAATTCCGCTCCCGCGGCGGCAAGCTGGTCTTCCCACTGCCCGCGCCCCTGAGCATCGTGTAG
- the rfbH gene encoding lipopolysaccharide biosynthesis protein RfbH, whose amino-acid sequence MNDNLKDEILSLVNAYHHAVGAEASTWVPGENRVLASGAVLTAADRMALVEAALDLRIASGSYAIRFERALAGYFGLRKAHLTNSGSSANLLALSALTAPELGERALRRGDEVITVAAGFPTTVNPIIQNGLVPVFVDIDLSTYNTTAELVEAAIGPKTKAIMIAHALGNPFEATEIRELADRYGLWFVEDNCDAVGSTYRGRKTGTFGHLSTVSFYPAHHLTMGEGGCVLTGSMELARLVESYRDWGRDCWCEPGEDDRCNKRFGWQLGTLPYGYDHKYVFSHVGYNLKATDLQAALGLSQLERLSEFCDSRRKNWLRMRSGLQNVPGLTLPEPAPNSDPSWFGFTLTVEDSAPYSRRDLQLYLESKRISTRLMFSGNLTRHPAYENVEYRISGSLSNSDKVASDTLWTGIYPGVTDEMIDYVVREIWSFAKGSPR is encoded by the coding sequence ATGAACGACAACCTCAAGGACGAGATCCTCTCACTGGTCAACGCGTACCATCACGCGGTCGGGGCCGAGGCATCCACCTGGGTGCCCGGCGAGAACCGGGTGCTGGCCTCGGGCGCCGTACTGACGGCGGCGGACCGGATGGCACTGGTCGAAGCGGCACTGGACCTGCGGATCGCATCCGGGAGCTATGCGATCCGCTTCGAGCGGGCCCTGGCCGGCTATTTCGGATTGCGCAAGGCCCATCTGACCAACTCCGGGTCCTCGGCCAACCTGCTGGCGCTGTCGGCGCTGACCGCACCGGAGCTGGGCGAGCGCGCGCTGCGCCGCGGCGACGAAGTGATCACGGTGGCGGCGGGTTTCCCGACCACGGTCAACCCGATCATCCAGAACGGACTGGTGCCGGTCTTCGTCGACATCGACCTGAGCACCTACAACACCACCGCGGAGCTGGTGGAGGCGGCGATCGGCCCCAAGACGAAGGCCATCATGATCGCGCATGCGCTGGGTAACCCCTTCGAGGCCACCGAGATCCGGGAGCTGGCCGACCGGTACGGGCTGTGGTTCGTGGAGGACAACTGCGACGCCGTCGGCTCCACCTATCGCGGCAGGAAAACGGGAACCTTCGGACACCTCAGCACCGTCAGCTTCTACCCGGCTCACCACCTCACGATGGGCGAGGGCGGCTGCGTCCTGACGGGCAGCATGGAACTCGCGCGCCTTGTCGAGTCCTACCGGGACTGGGGGCGGGACTGCTGGTGCGAACCGGGAGAGGACGACCGATGCAATAAGCGTTTCGGCTGGCAGCTCGGCACGCTTCCCTACGGGTACGACCACAAATACGTCTTCTCCCATGTGGGATACAACCTGAAGGCGACCGATCTTCAAGCGGCCCTGGGACTGTCCCAGTTGGAGCGGCTGTCCGAATTCTGCGACAGTCGACGCAAGAACTGGCTCCGCATGAGATCGGGGCTACAGAACGTGCCGGGCCTTACCTTGCCCGAACCTGCCCCGAACAGTGACCCAAGCTGGTTCGGCTTTACGCTGACGGTCGAGGATTCAGCACCGTACTCCCGCCGGGACCTGCAACTCTATCTGGAGTCAAAACGCATCAGCACCCGGCTGATGTTCAGCGGCAACCTCACCCGTCACCCCGCATATGAAAACGTCGAGTACCGGATATCTGGCAGCTTGTCCAACAGCGACAAGGTCGCCAGCGACACATTGTGGACCGGCATCTACCCCGGTGTGACCGACGAAATGATCGACTATGTGGTCCGCGAAATCTGGTCGTTCGCGAAGGGGAGTCCGCGCTGA
- a CDS encoding NAD-dependent epimerase/dehydratase family protein, translated as MTSESSGGTLHTKVLLIGGTGFLGRHVLNRLSTAGTDVTVVTRRPPAVPAGYEVAELDDRGPRRAQFASMINRFTPDAVVNTAGEIWRNDASLLQAANAQLPEQLALAMADTSSTARLVHLGSSLEYGSLPHPHATDESCPQEPRSEYGRSKLRGTRRIFEIAQQASLDVVVLRIFNAIGSNMSPASLLGKTVRTLEQARRDKRLARLTLFDLRQHRDYADARDLAEAILRATVSRRPVGAPVLNLGTGQASSAYDLVRGLALASEVEFTIDVLPAPEGGGRSLAADWQIADPTLARRHLDWSAARTLPETLRWIWRTAGEGQAHPIAGCPAEGTR; from the coding sequence ATGACCTCGGAGTCCTCCGGCGGGACCCTGCACACCAAAGTCCTTCTGATCGGCGGCACCGGATTCCTCGGCCGTCATGTCCTCAACAGGCTGTCCACGGCGGGCACGGACGTCACCGTGGTGACCCGGCGGCCGCCCGCCGTGCCCGCGGGGTATGAGGTGGCCGAGCTGGACGACAGAGGTCCGCGACGGGCTCAGTTCGCCTCGATGATCAACCGGTTCACCCCGGATGCCGTGGTCAACACCGCCGGTGAGATCTGGCGGAACGACGCCTCCTTGCTCCAGGCAGCCAATGCCCAGCTCCCGGAGCAACTGGCGCTGGCGATGGCCGACACCAGCAGCACCGCCCGCCTGGTGCACCTCGGCTCATCCTTGGAGTACGGATCACTGCCTCACCCGCACGCGACCGACGAGAGCTGCCCGCAGGAACCGCGGTCGGAGTACGGGCGAAGCAAACTGCGGGGCACCCGACGGATCTTCGAGATCGCCCAGCAGGCGTCGCTGGACGTGGTGGTCCTGCGCATCTTCAACGCCATCGGATCGAACATGTCGCCTGCGAGCCTGCTCGGCAAGACCGTGCGGACGCTCGAGCAGGCACGGCGGGACAAACGCCTGGCGCGGCTGACCCTGTTCGACCTGAGACAGCACCGCGACTACGCCGATGCCCGCGACCTGGCGGAGGCCATCCTCCGTGCGACCGTCTCGCGGCGGCCCGTGGGCGCACCGGTGCTCAATCTCGGCACCGGGCAAGCCAGCAGCGCCTACGACCTGGTCCGCGGGCTGGCACTGGCCAGCGAAGTGGAGTTCACGATCGACGTGCTCCCGGCGCCCGAGGGCGGCGGCCGGTCACTGGCCGCCGACTGGCAGATCGCCGATCCCACTCTGGCTCGGCGCCACCTGGACTGGTCGGCTGCTCGGACGCTGCCGGAGACCCTGCGCTGGATCTGGCGGACCGCCGGTGAGGGCCAGGCCCACCCCATTGCTGGCTGCCCCGCGGAAGGTACCCGATGA
- a CDS encoding Gfo/Idh/MocA family protein has translation MAAAQGPLRVGVLGCADIAWRRTLPAMAACPDIEVAALASRDEAKGRRFAAAFGGPRVLGYEELLAAGDIDALYIPLPAMMHAHWVARALRAGKHVLAEKPLTGDAKSTDELLALAASRDLVLLENVAFPHHSQHVRVRQMLAAKAVGELKDFASVFTIPPLPDENMRYRPDIGGGALLDMGIYPIRAALYYLGSALEVLHAVLRVRSRTGAVVSGRILACTPAGVTADVVFGMEHSYRTGCAFAGSSGLLSLDRAFTPPPSLQPVLRIERQDHREEITLPVDDQFGNIVRYFAHAVLTGSNTLDQSEMSRRQARIIDDAERVAVRIEVP, from the coding sequence ATGGCCGCAGCACAAGGTCCTTTGCGCGTCGGCGTGCTCGGCTGCGCGGACATCGCCTGGCGCCGCACTCTGCCGGCGATGGCCGCCTGCCCCGACATCGAGGTCGCCGCCCTCGCCAGCCGCGACGAGGCGAAGGGGAGGCGCTTCGCGGCGGCCTTCGGAGGCCCCCGGGTACTGGGCTATGAGGAGCTTCTCGCCGCTGGTGACATCGACGCGCTCTACATACCGCTGCCGGCGATGATGCATGCGCACTGGGTCGCCAGGGCGCTGCGGGCGGGCAAGCATGTGCTCGCCGAGAAGCCGCTGACGGGGGATGCGAAAAGCACGGACGAGCTGCTGGCGCTTGCCGCATCACGGGACCTGGTGCTCTTGGAGAACGTCGCATTCCCACATCACTCGCAGCACGTCCGTGTCCGGCAGATGCTCGCTGCCAAAGCAGTCGGCGAGCTGAAGGACTTCGCGAGCGTGTTCACGATCCCGCCGCTGCCGGATGAGAACATGCGCTATCGCCCGGACATCGGCGGCGGCGCCCTGCTCGACATGGGCATCTATCCGATCCGTGCCGCGCTGTACTACCTTGGCTCTGCTCTTGAAGTGCTCCATGCCGTGCTGCGGGTTCGTTCCCGCACGGGTGCCGTGGTCTCCGGACGTATCCTCGCGTGCACGCCCGCAGGGGTGACGGCCGACGTGGTCTTCGGAATGGAGCACTCCTATCGGACCGGCTGCGCGTTCGCCGGCAGCAGCGGTCTGCTCTCGCTCGACCGGGCGTTCACGCCGCCGCCGTCCTTGCAGCCGGTGCTGCGCATCGAGCGGCAGGATCACCGTGAGGAGATCACGCTTCCGGTGGATGACCAGTTCGGCAATATCGTGCGGTACTTCGCGCATGCGGTACTGACGGGATCGAACACGCTCGACCAATCAGAGATGAGCAGGCGGCAGGCCCGAATCATTGACGACGCGGAACGCGTCGCCGTACGGATCGAGGTCCCTTAG
- a CDS encoding lysine N(6)-hydroxylase/L-ornithine N(5)-oxygenase family protein, giving the protein MGANSAEIYDVVGVGFGPSNLAFAIALEESGGDASAGPLTSAFFERQPSFGWHRNMLLPSATMQVSFLKDLATLRNPVSRFGFVSFLHASGRLEQFINTQTFFPTREEFHQYLDWAQALFSGKVSYGSEVAGIQLPPESASATAQYLQVDVRDTVRGDIRTVAARNVVISTGLVPQVPDGVASDERVWHSSEFLERFQQVSPETLKKVAVVGAGQSGAEIARFLYDSLPQADIYAIIPSYGYSIADDTPFANRVFDSAAVDDYYFGTERSREAFWRYHKNTNYSVADDEVIRDLYQRVYMDELRGTNRLHILNMARVTNVKRMGNESRVFMESLLDGGSQDLDVNALVFATGYDSMDPSGVLGELDGYCLRDGAGRYQVGRDYRLVTTPDVSCGIYLQGGTEHTHGLTSSLLSNIAVRGGEIADSILRRRSADGPATSAPTTSA; this is encoded by the coding sequence ATGGGTGCCAATTCAGCTGAGATATACGATGTCGTGGGCGTTGGATTCGGGCCGTCCAACCTGGCGTTCGCGATTGCTCTGGAAGAGAGCGGGGGCGACGCCTCTGCGGGGCCCCTCACCTCCGCGTTCTTCGAGCGGCAGCCCTCGTTCGGCTGGCACCGCAATATGCTGCTGCCGTCGGCGACGATGCAGGTGTCGTTCCTGAAGGACCTGGCAACACTCCGCAATCCGGTATCGCGGTTCGGATTTGTCTCCTTTCTTCACGCCTCCGGCCGGCTTGAACAGTTCATCAACACCCAGACATTCTTCCCGACCCGGGAGGAGTTCCATCAGTACCTTGACTGGGCACAGGCGTTGTTCTCGGGCAAGGTCAGTTACGGATCGGAAGTCGCAGGAATCCAGTTGCCCCCGGAATCTGCTTCCGCAACTGCCCAGTACCTCCAGGTCGACGTGCGTGACACTGTCAGGGGCGATATCAGGACCGTCGCCGCCCGCAATGTCGTGATCTCCACAGGTCTCGTCCCCCAGGTGCCGGACGGCGTGGCATCCGACGAACGGGTCTGGCACAGCTCCGAGTTCCTGGAGAGGTTCCAGCAGGTCTCCCCGGAGACCCTGAAGAAGGTGGCAGTCGTAGGGGCCGGCCAGAGCGGGGCCGAGATCGCCAGATTTCTGTACGACAGCCTTCCGCAGGCCGATATCTACGCGATCATTCCGTCCTACGGCTATTCGATTGCGGACGATACCCCGTTCGCCAACCGGGTGTTCGACTCCGCGGCGGTCGATGACTACTATTTCGGTACGGAGCGTTCTCGGGAAGCCTTCTGGCGCTACCACAAGAACACGAACTATTCGGTTGCCGACGACGAAGTCATCCGGGACCTCTATCAGCGTGTGTACATGGACGAACTGCGCGGAACCAATCGTCTGCACATCCTGAACATGGCTCGGGTCACGAATGTCAAACGGATGGGGAACGAGTCGCGCGTCTTTATGGAGTCGCTGCTCGACGGCGGTTCCCAGGACCTCGATGTGAACGCGCTCGTCTTCGCCACCGGATACGACTCCATGGACCCGAGCGGCGTCCTGGGCGAACTCGACGGCTACTGCCTGCGTGACGGTGCGGGAAGGTACCAGGTCGGCCGCGACTACCGGCTGGTGACCACACCGGATGTGTCGTGCGGCATCTACCTCCAGGGCGGCACCGAACACACCCATGGACTGACGTCGTCCCTCCTGTCGAACATCGCCGTGCGCGGCGGCGAGATCGCGGATTCCATCCTGCGGCGGCGGTCCGCCGACGGGCCGGCGACATCCGCACCGACCACCTCTGCCTGA
- a CDS encoding FMN-binding negative transcriptional regulator — MFVPRHYREPDGSWMSDLIRGNPLALAVTNGGDDGLLATHLPIIPDHGTVIDWSGSPNGTVLLGHLNRANPHWRALRTGDAVLLVFTGPHGYVSPAVYEVTPAAPTWNFTSVHVHGVIERIDSLEETLDVVRATAQTFESSFGSGWDQSESIDYFRSIVSGVGAFRVTVTGAEGMFKLSQEQSPEVRERVEQSFSQRACSRHKEAAELMSRLSRNGQLKRAGGGVE; from the coding sequence ATGTTCGTTCCCCGCCATTACCGTGAACCCGATGGTTCTTGGATGAGCGATCTAATCCGCGGCAATCCGTTGGCCCTGGCAGTGACCAACGGCGGTGACGACGGGTTGTTGGCCACTCATCTCCCGATTATCCCGGACCACGGTACGGTGATCGATTGGTCGGGCAGCCCGAATGGCACCGTCCTGCTCGGGCACTTGAACCGGGCCAATCCCCACTGGCGCGCGCTGCGGACCGGCGATGCCGTCCTCCTGGTGTTCACCGGTCCGCACGGCTACGTGTCGCCCGCGGTGTACGAGGTGACGCCGGCCGCACCGACCTGGAACTTCACCTCGGTGCATGTGCACGGTGTGATAGAGAGGATCGACTCGCTCGAGGAGACGCTCGACGTCGTGCGGGCCACGGCGCAGACCTTTGAAAGCAGTTTCGGTTCTGGATGGGATCAGTCAGAATCGATCGACTACTTCCGCAGTATCGTTTCCGGTGTCGGGGCGTTCCGTGTCACCGTGACAGGCGCTGAGGGCATGTTCAAGCTCAGCCAGGAGCAGTCCCCCGAGGTCCGTGAACGGGTAGAGCAGTCATTCAGCCAGCGCGCCTGCAGTCGGCACAAGGAAGCCGCGGAGCTCATGAGCCGGCTTTCCCGGAACGGGCAGCTGAAAAGGGCAGGCGGAGGAGTGGAATGA